The following coding sequences are from one Frigoribacterium sp. Leaf415 window:
- a CDS encoding TnsA-like heteromeric transposase endonuclease subunit yields MAEESPPSPAGLGFKAPVGIPPRNKRSLSWPALPVEELRTGAWVQFRPKRDTSISKPLTDLQASDLLDVYPAREPANYRGRRPTTGAFWSSTMQDIVLYESLLERETVMMADFDPRILHVISQPFRLTALVGGKVRTHTPDYALLGIDAAVDVLNCKPEHLLTDPKVEELHAWVHRAITQAGLRHRVVSELPQPRSTNLAFLSHMRNPRWRAGLPLDVVAAAAERPVTIDALVNAMAPDLAPEISLSCVRALLWLQILVTDLDTALSGASMVRLSDA; encoded by the coding sequence ATGGCTGAGGAGTCACCGCCGTCTCCTGCAGGTCTGGGTTTCAAGGCCCCGGTCGGTATTCCACCCCGCAACAAGCGCTCGCTGTCGTGGCCGGCTTTACCGGTCGAGGAGCTACGAACCGGAGCGTGGGTTCAGTTTCGTCCCAAGAGGGACACCTCGATAAGCAAGCCACTGACCGACTTACAGGCGAGCGATCTCCTGGACGTCTACCCGGCTAGAGAGCCGGCCAACTACAGAGGCCGCCGGCCCACCACGGGCGCCTTCTGGTCATCCACGATGCAAGACATCGTTCTCTACGAGTCGCTCCTCGAGCGTGAAACCGTCATGATGGCGGACTTTGACCCTCGGATACTTCACGTCATTTCGCAGCCCTTTCGGCTGACGGCACTCGTGGGTGGCAAAGTCAGAACCCACACGCCGGACTATGCGCTCTTAGGAATCGACGCGGCCGTCGACGTCCTGAACTGCAAACCCGAACACCTATTGACCGATCCAAAGGTCGAGGAACTCCACGCCTGGGTGCACAGAGCAATAACCCAGGCTGGCCTTCGCCATCGAGTCGTATCGGAGTTACCGCAGCCAAGATCGACAAATCTGGCCTTCTTGTCGCACATGCGCAATCCCCGCTGGCGCGCGGGTCTCCCGCTTGACGTAGTCGCCGCTGCAGCGGAAAGGCCTGTGACCATCGATGCTCTCGTAAACGCGATGGCTCCCGACCTTGCTCCCGAAATATCACTGTCCTGTGTCAGAGCCCTCCTATGGCTGCAGATTCTGGTGACAGATCTCGACACTGCCTTGTCCGGGGCCTCCATGGTCAGGCTTTCCGATGCCTGA
- a CDS encoding Mu transposase C-terminal domain-containing protein, translating into MPDALALIIAIGSTVVHRGQNWKIESLSQGKAVITRRSKMPVEMDLGELVAAQPQEHRTAAARRLRYAQSFTTFDMMPADVQSAAADRAGHIRELETGYRSGTAAVALAHEPRDEYNPSLVPQLGKRQAAKATELGISQRSVRAWCDEFRKGGETALTRQSRFRPRVSFPSVDPRLIAEVRAIVAEAKTETRPVTSVLIAAAFANLPDVPRPSMPTMYRLVNECQSGSGMQAGISKTRASINARPSKRNNHRHLIYPGQVVQLDTTVLDVFCVDPDGGQPFRPELTVAIDQYTRCILAMVIARTTTSAHVASLIAEILQPKPLDPAWPGNPVWPYHGVPGAVLYTAHDEQQPRFGPVVTPETIVVDNGKVFTGKELKRLAALIGFSLEPTRPASGFSKAQVERFFGTMTRGALAPLRGYVGGGTESTLGDPASQAFFTPTEVLGYLRQWVATNYHLTPQKDLYPPNNEFGGRSPFQMYDVGIATSGFVRAPADVNLRFQILPSQLRDIRHGPIRLNNRKYNAPVLRDFAGRKSAYPGGKWPIHWDTNDIKTVWLQDDDHNFHPVPWTEGVDLPAPFSDIARKIVDEQRRSVLSDLQTRTEGQTDLLKFNRYATDNVYPSPKPKKTKKATTKRHVEAAADFTIAKGKNAVETLQHSGVGKEEQPLPPGFDHVSGYQTGSKTR; encoded by the coding sequence ATGCCTGACGCGCTTGCGCTGATCATTGCGATCGGAAGCACGGTCGTGCACCGCGGCCAGAACTGGAAGATTGAGTCGCTCAGCCAAGGCAAGGCGGTCATCACTCGACGCAGCAAGATGCCCGTGGAGATGGATCTCGGTGAGCTCGTAGCTGCTCAGCCGCAGGAACACCGGACAGCAGCAGCTCGTCGCTTGAGATACGCCCAGAGCTTCACGACGTTCGACATGATGCCCGCAGACGTCCAATCAGCTGCAGCCGATCGGGCCGGGCACATCCGTGAACTCGAAACCGGCTACCGGTCGGGAACAGCCGCTGTTGCCCTGGCCCACGAACCGCGCGACGAATACAACCCGTCTCTTGTACCGCAGCTCGGCAAACGGCAAGCCGCAAAGGCCACTGAACTCGGTATCTCACAACGCTCGGTACGCGCCTGGTGTGACGAGTTCCGCAAGGGCGGAGAAACAGCTCTCACTCGCCAATCCCGATTTCGGCCTCGAGTGTCATTCCCGAGTGTTGATCCCCGTCTCATCGCCGAAGTCAGAGCAATTGTGGCCGAGGCAAAAACGGAGACGCGACCCGTGACAAGCGTGTTGATCGCGGCCGCCTTCGCGAATCTTCCCGACGTTCCCAGGCCGTCGATGCCGACCATGTATCGCCTCGTGAACGAGTGCCAGAGTGGTTCCGGGATGCAAGCCGGCATCTCCAAGACGAGGGCAAGCATCAACGCCCGCCCGTCAAAGCGGAACAACCACCGACATCTGATCTACCCAGGCCAGGTAGTCCAGCTGGACACCACCGTTCTCGATGTCTTCTGCGTCGATCCCGATGGTGGCCAACCGTTCCGCCCTGAGCTGACTGTCGCGATCGACCAGTACACCCGATGCATCCTGGCAATGGTCATCGCCCGAACCACCACATCGGCGCACGTCGCGAGCCTCATAGCCGAGATCCTTCAGCCGAAGCCGCTCGACCCCGCTTGGCCGGGCAATCCTGTCTGGCCCTATCACGGTGTGCCAGGTGCCGTGCTCTACACAGCTCACGATGAGCAGCAGCCGCGATTTGGGCCCGTGGTCACGCCCGAGACGATCGTTGTCGACAACGGCAAAGTCTTCACCGGGAAAGAGCTGAAACGTCTCGCCGCTCTGATCGGTTTCAGCCTCGAACCGACCCGACCCGCCAGCGGTTTCTCAAAGGCGCAAGTGGAGCGCTTCTTCGGAACCATGACCCGCGGAGCTCTTGCGCCCCTCCGCGGATATGTGGGCGGTGGGACAGAATCCACCCTCGGAGACCCTGCCTCCCAAGCCTTTTTCACCCCGACCGAAGTCCTCGGATATCTGCGTCAATGGGTAGCGACCAATTACCACTTGACACCGCAGAAAGACCTCTACCCGCCAAACAACGAATTTGGCGGCCGATCGCCTTTTCAGATGTATGACGTGGGCATAGCCACCAGCGGCTTCGTCCGCGCTCCCGCCGACGTCAACCTTCGCTTCCAGATCCTTCCTTCGCAGCTGAGGGACATCCGGCACGGACCCATTCGTCTCAATAACCGGAAGTACAACGCCCCAGTCTTACGCGACTTCGCAGGCCGGAAAAGCGCCTACCCGGGAGGTAAATGGCCCATCCACTGGGACACCAACGACATCAAAACCGTCTGGCTCCAAGACGACGACCACAACTTCCATCCCGTGCCCTGGACCGAGGGCGTGGACCTCCCCGCACCGTTCTCCGACATCGCTCGCAAAATAGTCGATGAGCAGCGCCGCTCCGTGCTCAGCGACCTGCAAACCAGGACGGAAGGCCAGACGGACCTCCTCAAGTTCAACCGGTACGCCACCGACAACGTTTACCCGTCTCCGAAGCCCAAGAAGACCAAGAAGGCGACAACAAAGCGGCACGTCGAGGCCGCCGCAGACTTCACGATCGCAAAGGGCAAGAACGCCGTCGAGACACTCCAGCACAGTGGCGTCGGCAAGGAGGAGCAGCCGCTTCCTCCGGGATTTGACCACGTCTCTGGCTACCAGACGGGCTCTAAGACGCGATGA
- a CDS encoding AAA family ATPase encodes MQAEKWNKERALFHANPPFVHTPQADLLLEAMDFLVTSNHQAIDEAKPALLLDGRAGQGKSAVMRHYLHSFHKEQAELRQRVQAPARGSRPIDVVHISMRSATNERGLAERLRDFLELPPFKTNERAMTNAVIDALFACNVKIVAIDELHFMGRSVAAGHRMSNYLKDLLNQSPCTFFFAGNDVLGSEIFRKNGQPDAAGEQFLSLVQPHAVRPFAIGDRNPEWMRTLAAIEGNLRLTRQQDGDLFYRCADVVWALTSGSWRSLAQLINQACARAIATGEERLTPELLLKIPLNALSATQSPKLLATLGDGTWTSLPEPANA; translated from the coding sequence GTGCAGGCCGAGAAGTGGAACAAGGAGCGCGCCTTGTTTCACGCCAACCCGCCGTTCGTCCACACCCCGCAAGCGGACCTGCTTCTCGAAGCCATGGATTTTCTCGTGACGTCCAACCACCAGGCGATCGACGAGGCGAAGCCGGCGCTCCTGTTGGACGGTCGAGCCGGTCAAGGAAAAAGCGCTGTCATGCGTCACTACCTGCACAGCTTTCACAAGGAGCAAGCCGAGCTGCGGCAGCGTGTTCAAGCCCCAGCGCGCGGGAGCCGCCCCATCGACGTCGTGCACATCTCTATGCGCTCAGCAACGAACGAGCGAGGTCTGGCAGAGCGGCTCAGGGACTTCCTCGAGCTACCCCCCTTCAAAACCAACGAACGCGCCATGACGAATGCCGTCATCGACGCCCTGTTTGCCTGCAACGTCAAGATCGTCGCCATCGATGAACTGCACTTCATGGGCCGCTCGGTGGCCGCAGGGCACCGAATGAGCAACTACCTGAAAGACCTTCTCAACCAATCCCCCTGCACCTTCTTCTTCGCCGGCAACGACGTACTGGGAAGCGAAATCTTCCGCAAGAACGGTCAACCCGATGCTGCAGGCGAACAGTTCCTCAGCCTCGTGCAGCCGCATGCCGTCCGCCCATTCGCCATCGGCGACCGCAACCCCGAATGGATGCGCACCCTCGCCGCTATCGAAGGCAACCTCCGCCTCACCCGCCAGCAGGATGGCGACCTCTTCTACCGGTGTGCAGACGTCGTGTGGGCCCTCACCTCCGGAAGCTGGCGGAGCCTGGCACAACTCATAAACCAGGCCTGTGCTCGAGCCATCGCCACAGGGGAAGAGCGACTTACCCCAGAGCTCCTTCTCAAGATCCCCCTGAACGCCCTCTCGGCTACCCAGTCCCCAAAGCTCCTCGCCACCCTCGGCGACGGAACCTGGACGTCCCTCCCCGAACCCGCAAATGCCTAG
- a CDS encoding TniQ family protein: MPRVLHLAIVVWPEEGESFQSWIRRYSSRLKVSALQLYQCFAFTQDETRLVASTHGFKFTAGILKKLSEATAIPADVLRATAFDRFDHMPSLEFDEDNRLKRLRNWVKGTHSRYCPQCLSESGGAFQLTWQLGWTFVCTRHHSVLQDWCWSCQGPISVMAPPGLVSPASSFCFRELEAGENKRRERCDADLTEGHAEPLPVDHPVVQAQIFVSAFFEQGNVPDQRLDISDLRAMCLAVLAVTDRAALEQAANLSSGELAGLEPDSRRVGAVVPSDALFFGALICAAKPLLTGTEKAEFRLLRELVFSKTGKGSATAWWKNGPTEVINTFGGSEHTRRRIAHAIDADLTSRQRIWFASATPASSETAVAGVDLPDTLWGEWLYALNPGGPRRINEVRRTLDATVKQYGGAYKAGRPEEGGFAAAEKQDTAADISSLILADNSGSSGDFIEAIAYLFDAAGKTRPRLSYNIRKSLVRAEDPNFFPLEHLVALRKSVGARVDVAPRYSQARAYAYERLTGSYLDLMPQRMRRIDGLTYRRPHMTDFLLGLSAQLKEAIDHYLGLILEEADLEAPIHEMPALDLLPTRLQPGGRIDELNLKSFHELLERGVRTVVGLGRSAGISAETVPLVAAARPPHYRSQHSSTADWAGLRRDIRASHVVRHPCASRSRI, translated from the coding sequence ATGCCTAGGGTGCTCCACCTGGCAATAGTTGTCTGGCCGGAAGAGGGGGAGTCCTTCCAAAGCTGGATCAGACGGTATAGCTCACGACTCAAAGTCAGCGCCTTGCAGCTCTACCAGTGCTTCGCTTTCACTCAAGACGAAACGCGTCTTGTAGCCAGCACGCATGGGTTCAAATTCACCGCGGGCATTCTCAAGAAGCTCAGCGAGGCGACAGCCATCCCCGCTGATGTTCTTCGTGCGACGGCATTCGACAGGTTCGACCACATGCCGTCCCTGGAATTCGACGAAGACAACCGCCTGAAGAGGCTTCGAAACTGGGTAAAAGGCACCCACTCTCGCTACTGCCCACAGTGTCTCAGCGAGTCAGGTGGGGCATTTCAATTGACGTGGCAGTTGGGATGGACCTTTGTCTGCACGAGGCATCACTCGGTTCTGCAGGACTGGTGCTGGTCCTGCCAGGGGCCAATATCCGTGATGGCTCCTCCGGGACTGGTCTCACCGGCATCATCATTTTGCTTCCGGGAACTCGAAGCGGGCGAAAACAAACGACGCGAGCGTTGCGACGCCGACCTGACAGAAGGACACGCAGAACCCCTCCCGGTTGACCATCCGGTCGTCCAGGCTCAAATTTTCGTGAGCGCCTTCTTCGAGCAGGGCAACGTGCCCGATCAACGCCTCGACATCTCTGATCTCAGGGCCATGTGCCTTGCAGTTCTCGCGGTGACCGATCGGGCTGCTCTCGAGCAAGCTGCCAACCTGAGCTCAGGAGAACTGGCTGGCCTTGAACCGGACAGCAGAAGGGTTGGTGCCGTCGTCCCAAGCGACGCTCTCTTCTTCGGAGCTCTCATCTGCGCCGCAAAACCACTTCTCACTGGGACTGAAAAGGCCGAGTTTCGCCTCCTTCGGGAACTCGTGTTCAGCAAGACAGGCAAGGGGTCCGCGACTGCGTGGTGGAAGAACGGACCGACCGAGGTCATCAACACTTTCGGTGGATCTGAGCACACACGCAGGAGAATCGCTCATGCCATTGACGCCGATCTGACATCACGGCAACGCATCTGGTTCGCCAGCGCGACCCCTGCCAGCAGCGAGACCGCCGTAGCGGGAGTCGACCTTCCCGACACCCTCTGGGGTGAGTGGTTATATGCCCTCAACCCTGGCGGCCCCCGCCGAATCAACGAAGTGCGGCGCACCCTCGACGCAACGGTGAAGCAGTACGGCGGCGCCTACAAAGCGGGGCGTCCAGAGGAAGGCGGTTTTGCTGCCGCCGAGAAACAAGACACAGCGGCCGACATCAGTTCACTAATCCTTGCGGACAATTCGGGAAGCAGCGGGGACTTCATCGAGGCGATCGCTTATCTCTTCGATGCAGCTGGCAAGACACGCCCGCGGTTGAGTTACAACATCCGTAAGAGTCTGGTCAGAGCGGAAGACCCGAACTTCTTCCCGTTAGAACACTTGGTCGCCCTGCGAAAAAGCGTGGGAGCTCGTGTGGATGTCGCTCCCCGGTACAGTCAGGCCCGGGCTTATGCCTACGAGCGCCTCACAGGGTCCTACCTCGACCTCATGCCACAGAGAATGCGCCGCATCGACGGTCTGACCTATCGTCGCCCCCACATGACCGACTTCCTTCTAGGTCTCAGCGCACAGCTCAAGGAAGCCATAGATCACTACCTCGGGCTCATCCTCGAGGAGGCCGATCTAGAAGCTCCGATCCATGAAATGCCCGCCTTAGACCTACTGCCCACCCGACTGCAACCAGGCGGCCGAATCGACGAGCTCAATCTGAAGTCCTTTCACGAGCTTCTCGAGCGCGGCGTACGGACAGTCGTGGGACTTGGACGGTCGGCTGGCATCTCAGCGGAGACGGTCCCGCTTGTCGCCGCTGCTCGTCCACCGCACTACCGCAGTCAGCATTCATCTACGGCCGATTGGGCGGGACTGCGTCGGGACATTCGCGCGAGCCACGTCGTCAGACACCCCTGCGCGTCGCGAAGCAGGATTTGA
- a CDS encoding LacI family DNA-binding transcriptional regulator has translation MVTTSRDVALHAGVSRSTVSEILNGRGGKFAVATREKVEQAARELKYQPSAAARSLVRGTSDLVVALIPNTTFGVNLQDILEKATEELAEHGLTLLLRFSTPSPEMFDRLISTANPRGVLSFMPFSVKEQEIMRSRGVQFIASSPLDSHSGTNYDIGRLQVRYLTERGHRQVAFARLLDARQDVFGDERESGVRDECQAQGLPSPTILKLGVNRDEALAALDSLAPAPVAIACYNDDIATALLSAATIRGRQVPEEIALIGMDNTPISQVVVPRLTTIDYPASEAAHLTVAGFLSAITGDAVEASDLHLALRVVEGETS, from the coding sequence GTGGTCACCACCAGTCGCGATGTGGCTCTCCACGCTGGCGTGTCTCGTTCGACGGTCAGCGAGATCCTCAATGGACGCGGCGGCAAGTTCGCAGTGGCTACGCGCGAGAAGGTTGAACAGGCCGCGCGGGAGCTGAAGTACCAGCCATCGGCTGCCGCTCGCAGCCTCGTGCGGGGAACGAGTGACCTCGTGGTCGCACTGATCCCCAACACGACCTTCGGCGTGAACCTGCAGGACATCCTCGAGAAGGCGACTGAGGAACTCGCCGAGCATGGGCTGACGCTGCTGCTGAGGTTCTCGACCCCCTCGCCTGAGATGTTCGACCGGCTCATCTCGACGGCCAACCCCAGAGGGGTTCTGTCCTTCATGCCCTTCTCGGTCAAGGAGCAGGAGATCATGCGCTCGCGCGGCGTGCAGTTCATCGCCTCGTCCCCACTCGACAGCCACAGTGGAACTAATTACGACATTGGACGGCTTCAAGTCCGATACCTCACAGAACGAGGGCACCGTCAAGTCGCTTTCGCCCGCCTCCTCGACGCCCGTCAGGACGTCTTCGGCGACGAACGTGAATCGGGCGTCCGCGACGAGTGCCAAGCTCAAGGCCTGCCCTCGCCGACCATCCTGAAGCTAGGCGTCAACAGGGATGAGGCCCTGGCCGCGCTGGACTCTCTAGCCCCGGCACCGGTCGCGATCGCCTGCTACAACGACGACATCGCGACAGCGCTGCTCTCAGCTGCCACCATCCGCGGGCGCCAGGTCCCGGAAGAGATCGCGCTGATCGGTATGGACAACACGCCCATCTCCCAAGTCGTCGTGCCCCGTCTCACCACCATCGACTACCCCGCCTCAGAGGCCGCCCACCTCACCGTGGCCGGATTCCTCTCCGCCATCACCGGTGATGCGGTCGAGGCATCCGATCTCCACCTCGCCCTCCGAGTCGTCGAGGGCGAGACGTCCTAG
- a CDS encoding MFS transporter, with protein sequence MSGKLSDDASSAPAPDPRFTEIPLNQPAATQVGAERIADAMSDAPEAPTKKLRTRYLVAIYLAQLTLYVAFIVPIAFSLAVRVAQVAPDNQNSVLALAVGLPGLFVVLGTPLVGVLSDRTRSRFGRRRPWLLFGSLLGLVGSSAIALTDGIAGLVIGWCIAYTGYGVVSSMLNTHLGDSLPALQRGRVMGILGAITQIAPILGITVAGGFVANPIGLFLLPAGIAFVGGLLFTLVMRDPQFTGERPPLRLAKVFQGFYFNPRRYPNLAWVWISKAFVFLAISMSGLYGVYLLTSRLELTPAQVGALLAAIGIPGVVTGILGAVGAGFLSDKLKTRKPFLVFSAIVLGASMIVTGTATSIPQYVIGGLILSLAIGCYGAVDQALALDVLPRDTDENGRFLAIIGIGSTLPQAIGPFIAGAVLALGAGNYTVVYFAGAAIAVLGALFIIPITAGRRADLATHSIQVMD encoded by the coding sequence ATGTCCGGAAAACTCTCTGACGACGCGTCGTCGGCCCCCGCTCCCGATCCTCGTTTCACCGAGATCCCGCTGAACCAGCCTGCGGCCACCCAGGTCGGGGCAGAACGCATCGCGGACGCGATGTCCGACGCCCCTGAGGCGCCGACGAAGAAGCTCCGCACGAGGTACCTCGTGGCGATCTACCTCGCGCAGCTGACCCTCTACGTCGCGTTCATCGTCCCTATCGCGTTCTCGCTCGCGGTACGGGTCGCACAGGTGGCTCCTGACAACCAGAACTCGGTCCTCGCTCTCGCCGTGGGCCTTCCCGGTCTCTTCGTCGTCCTCGGGACCCCGCTCGTGGGCGTCCTGAGCGATCGGACCCGTTCCCGGTTCGGCCGTCGTCGTCCGTGGCTCCTCTTCGGCAGCCTCCTGGGCCTCGTCGGGTCGTCGGCGATCGCCCTCACCGACGGCATCGCCGGACTCGTCATCGGCTGGTGCATCGCGTACACCGGCTACGGAGTCGTCTCGTCGATGCTGAACACGCACCTGGGTGACTCCCTGCCGGCCTTGCAGCGCGGACGTGTGATGGGAATCCTCGGCGCGATCACCCAGATCGCTCCGATCCTCGGCATCACCGTCGCCGGAGGCTTCGTCGCGAACCCGATCGGCCTGTTCCTGCTGCCGGCCGGCATCGCGTTCGTCGGCGGTCTGCTCTTCACCCTGGTGATGCGCGACCCCCAGTTCACCGGCGAACGTCCGCCGCTGAGACTCGCGAAGGTCTTCCAGGGCTTCTACTTCAACCCGCGCCGCTACCCGAACCTCGCCTGGGTCTGGATCAGCAAGGCCTTCGTCTTCCTCGCCATCTCGATGTCCGGTCTCTACGGCGTCTACCTCCTGACCAGCCGTCTCGAGCTGACCCCCGCCCAGGTCGGCGCCCTCCTGGCCGCCATCGGGATCCCTGGCGTCGTCACCGGCATCCTCGGCGCAGTCGGGGCCGGCTTCCTCTCCGACAAGCTCAAGACCCGCAAGCCCTTCCTGGTCTTCAGCGCCATCGTCCTCGGTGCGAGCATGATCGTGACCGGCACTGCGACGTCGATTCCCCAGTACGTCATCGGTGGCCTCATCCTCTCTCTCGCGATCGGGTGCTACGGCGCGGTCGACCAGGCGCTCGCGCTGGACGTCCTTCCGCGTGACACCGATGAGAACGGCCGCTTCCTGGCGATCATCGGCATCGGCAGCACGCTGCCGCAGGCGATCGGGCCCTTCATCGCCGGCGCCGTTCTCGCCCTCGGCGCCGGCAACTACACGGTCGTCTACTTCGCCGGCGCCGCCATCGCCGTGCTCGGAGCCCTCTTCATCATCCCCATCACGGCTGGCCGCCGGGCCGACCTCGCTACCCACAGCATCCAGGTCATGGATTGA
- a CDS encoding glycoside hydrolase family 2 TIM barrel-domain containing protein, with product MTTTAFNDGWSVRDKTSIFESLQGAAETTPVTLPHDALIHRDRSADPGRTSHTGYFPSATVEYTKTIDIPEDYRDKRVTLELQGVHRDAMVYVNEVFAAQRPFGYSTFFVPLDAFLHYGAPNTIRVEARAHEDSRWYTGVGIHRDTLLHVTEFVHITPTGVQITTPDIDSRRAVVEIVTTVQNESTGTAQRTISTVLRDPEGHVVATDTAPLTLRAGAASVARQRLYVTTPQLWDVDSPSLYTAATTLADTGTSVEERETTFGIRTLQLDPVDGLRINGTTVKLRGACLHHDNGILGAATIGRAEERRVQLLKDAGFNAIRSSHNPLSQAMLDACDRHGMLVMDETFDMWTIGKSAFDYSLSFPEWWERDVEALVAKDFNHPSVIFYSIGNEIPETGNPLGSDWGRKIAEKIRSLDETRFITNSINGFVAAITDVARMMAAQREGEAPAGVNAAGDFMGAINASDMVTEKTAESFAAVDVAGINYGETRYVADRDAFPNRIIVGTETFPRNIDVNWRLVEENSHVIGDFTWTGWDYLGEVGIGRIQYLAEGEMPAFAAPYPWLAAWCGDLDITGFRRPMSYYRETVFGLRHEPYIAVRPPQHHDAQAFPSPWAWSEAVAGWTWDVRTGSPTTVEVYSDADEIELLLNGDSIGRAPTGRDHSYRTTFEVPYAPGQLTAVALTAGEEVSRASLRTAAGSARLQVLADRDHLVDDTSDLSFVTIEFRDADGTLITGADRAVRVEVSGAAVLQGLGSARPDPTEKYDADTHTTFQGRLLAIVRPTGVGPVSVQVTADGVEAATLSLDVAAAGAEPAHETVLDPAIGR from the coding sequence ATGACGACCACCGCATTCAATGACGGCTGGAGCGTCCGAGACAAGACGAGCATCTTCGAGAGCCTCCAGGGCGCCGCCGAGACCACGCCAGTCACGCTGCCGCACGACGCGCTCATCCACCGAGACCGCTCTGCCGACCCCGGACGCACCTCGCACACCGGCTACTTCCCCAGCGCGACGGTGGAGTACACGAAGACCATCGACATCCCCGAGGACTACCGGGACAAGCGTGTGACCCTCGAGCTGCAGGGCGTCCACCGGGACGCGATGGTCTACGTCAACGAGGTCTTCGCCGCGCAGCGTCCGTTCGGGTACTCCACCTTCTTCGTCCCGCTCGATGCCTTCCTGCACTACGGCGCCCCCAACACGATCCGCGTCGAGGCCCGCGCCCACGAGGACTCCCGCTGGTACACCGGCGTCGGCATCCACAGGGACACGCTGCTGCACGTCACGGAGTTCGTCCACATCACCCCCACCGGCGTGCAGATCACGACGCCGGACATCGACTCGCGCCGCGCCGTCGTCGAGATCGTCACGACGGTCCAGAACGAGAGCACCGGGACTGCCCAGCGCACGATCTCCACCGTCCTGCGCGACCCCGAGGGACACGTCGTCGCCACCGACACCGCCCCCCTCACCCTCCGTGCGGGAGCCGCCTCCGTCGCTCGCCAGCGGCTCTACGTCACGACTCCGCAGCTCTGGGACGTCGACAGTCCCTCCCTCTACACGGCCGCCACCACCCTCGCCGACACGGGGACCTCGGTCGAGGAGCGCGAGACGACGTTCGGCATCCGTACGCTCCAGCTCGATCCCGTCGACGGTCTGCGCATCAACGGGACGACCGTCAAGCTCCGTGGGGCGTGCCTCCACCACGACAACGGAATCCTCGGAGCCGCCACCATCGGCCGCGCCGAGGAGCGACGCGTGCAGCTGCTGAAGGACGCCGGGTTCAACGCGATCCGCAGCTCCCACAACCCGCTCAGCCAGGCGATGCTCGACGCCTGCGACCGTCACGGGATGCTCGTGATGGACGAGACCTTCGACATGTGGACCATCGGCAAGTCCGCCTTCGACTACTCCCTGTCCTTCCCGGAGTGGTGGGAACGCGACGTCGAAGCGCTCGTCGCCAAGGACTTCAACCACCCCTCGGTGATCTTCTACTCCATCGGCAACGAGATCCCCGAGACGGGGAACCCTCTCGGGTCCGACTGGGGCAGGAAGATCGCGGAGAAGATCCGGTCGCTCGACGAGACACGCTTCATCACGAACAGCATCAACGGATTCGTCGCCGCGATCACCGACGTCGCCCGCATGATGGCCGCCCAGCGCGAAGGGGAAGCTCCTGCCGGTGTGAACGCTGCGGGTGATTTCATGGGCGCGATCAACGCCTCCGACATGGTGACGGAGAAGACCGCCGAGTCCTTCGCCGCCGTCGACGTCGCCGGCATCAACTACGGCGAGACCCGGTACGTCGCCGACCGCGACGCCTTCCCCAACCGCATCATCGTCGGCACCGAGACCTTCCCCCGGAACATCGACGTCAACTGGCGCCTCGTCGAGGAGAACTCGCACGTCATCGGCGACTTCACCTGGACCGGCTGGGACTACCTCGGCGAGGTCGGGATCGGCCGCATCCAGTACCTCGCCGAGGGCGAGATGCCCGCCTTCGCAGCTCCCTACCCGTGGCTGGCTGCCTGGTGCGGGGACCTCGACATCACCGGCTTCCGCCGTCCCATGTCCTACTACCGGGAGACGGTCTTCGGGCTCCGTCACGAGCCCTACATCGCGGTGCGCCCGCCGCAGCACCACGACGCGCAGGCGTTCCCCAGCCCCTGGGCGTGGTCCGAAGCCGTCGCTGGCTGGACCTGGGACGTCCGGACCGGCTCTCCCACGACCGTCGAGGTCTACAGCGACGCCGACGAGATCGAACTGCTCCTCAACGGCGACAGCATCGGACGCGCCCCCACGGGCCGCGACCACAGCTACCGCACGACCTTCGAGGTGCCCTACGCGCCCGGCCAGCTGACCGCCGTAGCCCTCACCGCCGGAGAAGAAGTGAGCCGGGCGAGTCTGCGGACCGCCGCCGGAAGTGCTCGCCTGCAGGTGCTGGCCGACCGTGACCACCTCGTCGACGACACGTCCGACCTCAGCTTCGTCACGATCGAGTTCCGCGACGCCGACGGCACCCTCATCACCGGTGCCGACCGCGCCGTCCGGGTCGAGGTCAGCGGCGCCGCGGTCCTCCAGGGCCTCGGAAGCGCTCGCCCAGACCCCACCGAGAAGTACGACGCGGACACGCACACCACCTTCCAGGGGCGCCTGCTCGCCATCGTCCGGCCTACCGGAGTCGGACCCGTCAGCGTGCAGGTGACCGCCGACGGTGTCGAGGCCGCCACCCTCTCCCTCGACGTGGCCGCGGCGGGCGCCGAGCCAGCCCACGAGACCGTCCTCGACCCGGCCATCGGCCGATGA